Genomic DNA from Carboxydothermus pertinax:
ATAATGGGTATATCTCTAATTTGCTGAATTTTTTTAGCAGTTTGAACCCCATCCATTTCTTCTCCCAGCTCAATATCCATTAAAATAAGATCCGGTATTTGCTTGCTACAAACCTTCTCTAAAGCCTCTTTACCGGAAAGAGCAATATCCGTAAGGTACCCGTATTTTTCGAGAATATTAGCGGTAGTTTTTGCTTGAAATTTGCTATCCTCAACAATTAAAATCCTTTTTTTCTCTTTCAGTCTCACTCACCTCCCCTTTTCAGATTAACCGTAGTTCTTTTAAAAAACAGACACAGCTTTTTCTCAAGCTATAATTAGATTTTTTAAAATTATAGCATAATATTTTTCTTTTGTATATTTTAGCTATTGATGAGGTTTTTTCGAAACATGCAATCTTCGCAATAAGTTGTACTTAAGCCTTTGTATATGAAAAAGCAGTAACCAGCTTTTTACTGGTTACTGCTCTTTTGTTTTTGTTACACCTTAAGCAGAAGATGCGGAAAGCTTTTCTCAAGTTGCTATTACCTAAAAATATGTTTAAAACATTTAAAGGCTGGCAAAAGCCAGCCCTACATTCAAATCTATTATTTAACTTAAACAGGTATTATTTTTTACCTTTTGTTTTATTTTTAGAAAATTTTGTCTTTACTTCTTTCTTTGCTTTTTGTTCTTTTTCTTTTTTAGTTTCTCTTTTTCTTTCCTTTTCTTTTTCCTTTTCCTTTTCAACTTTTGCCGGTATTACTTTAACTTCGACGGCATTTCCCGCTAAGGTGTATTTAACACCTACTTTATAACCCGGTTTGATTGTTTTTTCTCCTTCAAGCTTGCCTAATCCTTCAATTTTAGTGTTTTCCGTAATACTAAAGGTTTTTTGTTCACCATTCCCACGAGCAACGGTGAGATTGTTACCATCAAAAGAAATTACCGTACCGGTATATTCCAGTATTACAGGTTTTGCTTCAACTTTTACAGCTTCGTTGTTTGCCGGATCGTATTTTACTTCTGCTTTATAACCAGCACCCAACTCTCCTTTTACTTCCATGTCCGTATCCGAAGTAATTACAAAAGTTTTTTCCTCGTTTTCTCCCTTAACGGCAAGAGTTTGTCCGTCAAACGAAGTTACAATCCCTTTAAATTCCTGAAGTTCTTCCTCTTTTTGCTCCAAAAGATTTTCAATTTCTTCCTTTAACTGTTTTAGCTGATTATAAGACAGGCTGTTTAAAAGGTTTAAATCAAAAGGCAACTGGTTGTCTGCTGGAGCCGGTACAGGTTGATAAGTTTGATCGGTTACCGATGGGGTGGTATAGGTCGTGCCACTTACAGTTGGAGTTTGGTTGGCATAAACAGTATCACTTACCCCCGGAGTGGTATTAGCTGGCACGGTGGTAGCAGTATCGGCCAACGCAGGTAAAGTAATCCCAAGTAAAAATACCGTTAAAACTAAAACCGCTATCTTCTTCATTAAAATACCTCCTTTAAAATTTTAAAAACATTTTTAATCTTCTTCATTTTGATTTTCAGTGCTATTAACCATGTTTTGATAATTATCTTCATCTATTCCTTCCTGTTGTTCATTTTCTTTTATTTGATTTTGATTACTATCTATTACACTCTGGTCGTCCTCTTCATTGACCACCTCCTGATTTTCATTATCGTTTACTTCACTTTGATAATTAGTTTCATCCAATTTATTTACATTGCTTTCTTCATTTGCTGAGTTTTGTCCTTTGTTTTCAGTTATTATATTCTTATCGTTATTTTCCTTTGCCAGACTTTGGTTGTTATCTTCATTCGTCGTCCTCAAACTTTTATCTATATTTTCTCTCTTTGGGCTATTTGTTTCTTTTATGGTTTTTACCAATTCTTGATATGAACTACCACTTACAGTTTTTTCAGTATTAACAGGCAAAACCAATCTTTGCGCAAAAGCAGGAAAAGCAAAACTCAGTAATAATGCTGTTAGAACCAAAATTGTATTTTTCTTCATTAAAATGCCTCCTTTAAAATTTTAAACCCTCCTGCCAGAAGGCGGAGGGTTAATAATCCCCTTAACACCTTCGGCAGCTGGCTGGCATAGCCTTACGGCCTTAGCCCCTGTAGCTTTGCGTCGCCGGCTTTCGCCGGGTTTGCCTTTATCGGTAAAATCTTATCTTTTTTACTCTATTATAAAACATAAAGTTAAAATTACAATACTTTTGGCAAAAGAATTTAAATACAAACTTTAAATACTATACTTCCCGTAAACCCGGGAACCAAGAATTTCCGTTGCAACCTCAAATAGCTCAAAAAATTTTTCTTCAGGCAAGTTCGGTGCCTCTTTTAAATAAGATTTTACACCATAGTTACGGAAAGGTATCAGTTTTAACAATGTATACGAATTGAGTTCACGAATAAACCGGGCAATGTTTTTCACTTCCTGCGGATGGTCGTTTAAACCGGGCACCAATACCGTTCGAACCTCATACAGTACTCCAAGCTGCGACGCCGTATTTAAATTTTGAAAAATTAATTCGTTGGCTACACCGGTCAGCTTACGGTGCAAAACCGGATCAAAAGCTTTTAAATCGGCCATAATTCCATCGATATTTTGACATAAGGTTAGAAATTTCTCTTCCTCCAAAAAGCAATTAGTATCGACAAAAACCGTTAGATTACTTTTTTCTTTAAGTTTATGGCTAACTTCCAGGATAAAATCCGCCTGCAGGGTGCATTCCCCGCCGGAAAAGGTTACCCCATCTAAAAAAACTTCATTTTCCAAAATATAAGCTACTAAATCCTCCACCTCCCAGAGGGTAGTTTTTGGAGAGGACGAATGGGGACACACCTCAAGGCAACGGTCACACCCATGGCAAATCGCCTTATCCCAGGTTACCCTGCCGTCAAGGTTTGTTAAGGCTCCGGCCGGGCACTGTTCAACACATCTACCACAATTCTGGCAGTATTTTTTGGTTTCCGGGTTGTGACAGTACAGGCAGTCAAGATTACAACCCTGCAGAAAGATTGCCATCCGGCTTCCGGGACCGTCGATAAAGCTTACCTCAATAATTTTATTGACTATTCCTCTCACCGATTATCCTTACCTTTCTGGCTTCGGTATTGTTGTTTTTAATGCTTGCTGCTCCAAGCTTTACCGTATCTTCCCGTAAAACCTCGCCTTTTTCGTATTTTAAAACATCGGTTCTTTTTACAAGGTAACCGGTAATCCGGATAAATTCCGAATCGGAAGTGTTGAAGGAAAATACCCTGATTCCTTCTTCTAAAGCCCCCTTGATTATTTTTAAAACCCCTTCCGGATTTTCCCGGGCGGTCCGGTCAAAGATGTAAATATCACTAATGCCTGTATCAAAGTATTTATGGAGCCTTCCCTCGGTTTTAATCTGGGTAAAGATGTCCGGCTCCTCGCCGTATTTTATCCGCACCCCGGGCGTCACATCGATGTCGCTGTCAATTCCCGACTGGGCATGAAATCCTATCCTGCCGCCGGTACCGTTGCAGTAAGCTCCCGGGACCCTTTTTAAAGTATCTTTGGCGGTTTTTAACACTTGTTCGGCATAGTAAAGGGCTTCTTTATCCTGACCAAGTTTTAGTCCCGTTAAGTGTTCAAGACATTCGTAAAGTCCAAAATATCCGGCCATGGAGGTAAAGCGGTCAAGGGAAATTAAACCTTCTTTAGCTAAAAAGGAAGTTTCAAAAAACTTCGCCTCTTCTACGATAAATTTAGCCCGGGCATTGATAACCTCGGCCTGCGCCAACACTGCATCAGGTAAAACATTCTGGATAAAGTCTTGAAAATCTCTCGCTTTTTTGGCAGCTTCTTTTAAATTTAACCGAACTAAAGTAAAGCTGCCTCCACCAATTAATAAAGTATTATAGCAGCTAGCAACTCCGTAAGCAGGGTCAAGGTCTTCTTTTAATTCCCGGTCATTGACAAAATACGGTTTTCCAATTTCCAAGGCTGTTTTAACCGCCTCTACGGCAAAACTATCGGGAGTTTCTTCATTATATTTTAGGGAAATGTTGGGTACCGCCTGTTTTAGCTCCCGCTCAAGCTTTAAAAGTAACCGTCCAGTACGGGTATCTTTGGGCCCAATGTTCATGTGGACAAAACCATCGGGTAACACCCGGTCTATTTGCACCAAAAACATTTTTAAGAGTTTCTCGGAAAGTTCCTCACCAGCAGCCAAAACAAACGGTTCTAACAGTTCATCTACCTGTCCCAGATATACGGGATAGCTCGTTATGGAGGGTACGTAGCGATAGATAATTAAAAGGGCATTAACCGCTTCAAATAAATCCTGCGGGGGTTTTAAATTTAAGTACTCGCTTCCCTTTTCCATAAATTTTTGGTAATCCGGCAGAATATAACGCGGCCGATAAGGTGCATGACCTTCAAACAGGTCACATAGAATTCCTTCGGCAAAATAGTTCTGAGCTTTTTCACTAATCTTTACGTAAGGAAGGAAGTTTTCCGCTTCCGCCGCCAGTAAGTGCCGCTTATCTTTGTAATCCAAAGAAGTATCGGTAATTATTTCATAAACCCGGTTCATCGCTCTTCTCACCCGACTTAAAGTTTCTAACTTCATTATACCACCCTTTTTACCGCTTGTAGCAAAATCTTTATTTACTTTTAAGGTAAAATTTCTCTACTTCCTCCCTTACCTTTTTCAATGCCTGGATTTTACCTTCGGCACCGATGTTATCCGAGCGTTTATCCGCTTCTTTTAAAGTAATTAACTTTCGTACCCGCCGGTAAAGTTCACCCGGGGGTAATGTTTTCCCAAGCTGCTTAAGCCAAAATTCTACTTTTTCTACTTCATAGGGTACGGACATGTGGTAATAAATAAGCCAGGCGGTTCGGTCAATAGTTTGCCGGGGAAAATTGAAGCGTTTTAAAATACCCCGGGCCATTAGAGCTCCCCGCTCGGCATGGCCAAAATCGTTGGGATAGCCGTTTTTGTACGTTCGCACCCCCGGTAGACCCTTCCCCACATCGTGCAAAAGAGCGGCCATGATTAATTCTAAATCCTTCTCGGGAAGCTCCTCCAAAACCCTTAAAGTATGCCCCCAAGCACAAAGGCGATGGCGTTCGGGATTCTGGGGTAAGCCTACCAGGTGAGATAACTCCGGTAGTGCTTTAAAGAGAAGCCCTTTTTGATGTAATGCTAATAAACTCTCCAAAGGATTTTGGCTAAATTGCTTTTCCCGGAAAAACACAGAAACTGCCAGACCAGTATTTTTACCAGCCATGGCAGTTTCTTTTGGCAAAAATTTGCAGTAAAGATAAATTGGAGCGGGGTAAATCACCATTTGCACCCCCGGCACTTTTTTTGATTATAGCAAAGCCGGGAGGTAGTCGACAAGAAAAATTTTAGAGCTTATTTACTATTTCTAAAAATTCAGGGGATTCGAGCTTTTCAATTAAACCCCGGTCAGCATATTCCGCATATTCGGGAACAATCGGCAAAGTACCAAGTAACCTTATTCCGGTTTCGCGGCATATTTCCTCTCCCTGAGGCTTTTTAAAGGGATAAAGGAGTTCACCGCAATGGGGGCATTTTAAATAGGCCATATTCTCAATGAGACCAAGAATTGGCACGTCAAGATTTTTGGCGAGTTTCATGGCCTTTTTAACCACCATCACTGCTAAATCCTGAGGCGATGAGACAATAACAACCCCTTTTAAAGGTAAAGTTTGCAGTACCGTTAAGGGAACATCGCCTGTACCCGGAGGCAAATCCACCAAAAGGTAATCCAGTTCACCCCATAAAACGTCTTCCCAGAATTGTTTAATTGCCCCGGAAAGTAACGGTCCTCTCCAGATTACCGCTTCCTCTTCGGATTTTAAAAGTAAGTTGATCGACATGATTTTAATTCCTAGCCCGGTTTCTGGCGGAATAATCTTTTCACCATCAGAACCAAATTGACCCGGCTTTAGGCCGAACATTTTAGGAATGCTTGGTCCCGTAATATCGCCATCTAAAATTCCCACCTTAAAGCCTTTTCGGGCAAAAGCCACCGCCAGCAGGGAGGTAACCGAGGATTTGCCAACCCCTCCCTTACCACTCATAATGGCTAAAACGTTTTTTACTTTGTTTTCTCCTTTTGGTATTTTAGGTTTAATAGAAGCTAAATCTTCGCCCATGTTCCCCCTCTTTTCCTGGTAGTTTTGAACATATGTTAATTATAACACTTTGCTTTTTTCTTAAAAACAGCCTTTCTCTTTAAATCAATCCCTTTTACTGGCTACAGGAACGATTTTCCCAAAATAATTATCCTTCTATTATTTTTGCCAGAGTTTTTATTGGATTATGCCCATAAACCCGGTCTTTCACAATTAAAGTAGTGGTTGGGGCCTGGCTTTCCCGGGTAAAAAGGATATCATGACCGAGGCATAAGCCTAAAATCACATTTAAATCGGTCTTTACTTCATTAAACAGGCGGGCCTGGGCAATAGGATTACAGATGGAGACAAATTTTTCAGGATTTTTCTTGGGAAGGCGAATTTCAGAGTAGTCAATTGCTCCAAGGCGGCAGCAGGCAAGGATGGGAGTAAGCCCTTCTTTTTCTAAAATTGCAGCAAGCTTCTGGGCTTCATTGATTAAGGTTACACAAAAGGCAATGCCAATTTTTTTATACCCCATTTCTTTGGCAAAAAAGACAAGTTCTTCGACACGGCTTCTAAGTTTTCCCTTTTCATCAAAAGGGGTTTGGTCCGCTACCTGCATAATTTTAGCAGTAATTTCATCCTCAAGATAAGGTTGTTTATTTTTGGTTATTTCACTGTAAATTTTAGTAGGACAGTTTGGGGGCATGGCGTTAAAATTTCCCTTAAAATTAGCCGTAGTTTTACAATAGCGACATCCGGTCTTCATTTTACCCATCTCCTCTTTTCAAATCTTAAAATATTTTACCACAATTTTAATTTGAAAAAGGATTTTTAACCGCTTTTGTTTAATACTACATTTATTAAAAAGAAAAAGGAGGTAAAGCATGGCCAAAAAGCATTTATTACTTCTGCTATTCCTCATGAGTATAGTTTTAGGAGGCTGCGCCTTTTCCAGCAGCAAAAACACTCCTCCTTCCTTTGACGGCATCGCCGAAGCCGACCAGTATGAAGTTAAAGCAGAAATACCCGGAAAAGTTAATGATGTTTATGTTAAAG
This window encodes:
- a CDS encoding DUF5666 domain-containing protein translates to MKKIAVLVLTVFLLGITLPALADTATTVPANTTPGVSDTVYANQTPTVSGTTYTTPSVTDQTYQPVPAPADNQLPFDLNLLNSLSYNQLKQLKEEIENLLEQKEEELQEFKGIVTSFDGQTLAVKGENEEKTFVITSDTDMEVKGELGAGYKAEVKYDPANNEAVKVEAKPVILEYTGTVISFDGNNLTVARGNGEQKTFSITENTKIEGLGKLEGEKTIKPGYKVGVKYTLAGNAVEVKVIPAKVEKEKEKEKERKRETKKEKEQKAKKEVKTKFSKNKTKGKK
- a CDS encoding YjjW family glycine radical enzyme activase; its protein translation is MRGIVNKIIEVSFIDGPGSRMAIFLQGCNLDCLYCHNPETKKYCQNCGRCVEQCPAGALTNLDGRVTWDKAICHGCDRCLEVCPHSSSPKTTLWEVEDLVAYILENEVFLDGVTFSGGECTLQADFILEVSHKLKEKSNLTVFVDTNCFLEEEKFLTLCQNIDGIMADLKAFDPVLHRKLTGVANELIFQNLNTASQLGVLYEVRTVLVPGLNDHPQEVKNIARFIRELNSYTLLKLIPFRNYGVKSYLKEAPNLPEEKFFELFEVATEILGSRVYGKYSI
- a CDS encoding YjjI family glycine radical enzyme — its product is MKLETLSRVRRAMNRVYEIITDTSLDYKDKRHLLAAEAENFLPYVKISEKAQNYFAEGILCDLFEGHAPYRPRYILPDYQKFMEKGSEYLNLKPPQDLFEAVNALLIIYRYVPSITSYPVYLGQVDELLEPFVLAAGEELSEKLLKMFLVQIDRVLPDGFVHMNIGPKDTRTGRLLLKLERELKQAVPNISLKYNEETPDSFAVEAVKTALEIGKPYFVNDRELKEDLDPAYGVASCYNTLLIGGGSFTLVRLNLKEAAKKARDFQDFIQNVLPDAVLAQAEVINARAKFIVEEAKFFETSFLAKEGLISLDRFTSMAGYFGLYECLEHLTGLKLGQDKEALYYAEQVLKTAKDTLKRVPGAYCNGTGGRIGFHAQSGIDSDIDVTPGVRIKYGEEPDIFTQIKTEGRLHKYFDTGISDIYIFDRTARENPEGVLKIIKGALEEGIRVFSFNTSDSEFIRITGYLVKRTDVLKYEKGEVLREDTVKLGAASIKNNNTEARKVRIIGERNSQ
- a CDS encoding HD domain-containing protein, with product MVIYPAPIYLYCKFLPKETAMAGKNTGLAVSVFFREKQFSQNPLESLLALHQKGLLFKALPELSHLVGLPQNPERHRLCAWGHTLRVLEELPEKDLELIMAALLHDVGKGLPGVRTYKNGYPNDFGHAERGALMARGILKRFNFPRQTIDRTAWLIYYHMSVPYEVEKVEFWLKQLGKTLPPGELYRRVRKLITLKEADKRSDNIGAEGKIQALKKVREEVEKFYLKSK
- a CDS encoding Mrp/NBP35 family ATP-binding protein, coding for MGEDLASIKPKIPKGENKVKNVLAIMSGKGGVGKSSVTSLLAVAFARKGFKVGILDGDITGPSIPKMFGLKPGQFGSDGEKIIPPETGLGIKIMSINLLLKSEEEAVIWRGPLLSGAIKQFWEDVLWGELDYLLVDLPPGTGDVPLTVLQTLPLKGVVIVSSPQDLAVMVVKKAMKLAKNLDVPILGLIENMAYLKCPHCGELLYPFKKPQGEEICRETGIRLLGTLPIVPEYAEYADRGLIEKLESPEFLEIVNKL
- a CDS encoding DUF1847 domain-containing protein, yielding MKTGCRYCKTTANFKGNFNAMPPNCPTKIYSEITKNKQPYLEDEITAKIMQVADQTPFDEKGKLRSRVEELVFFAKEMGYKKIGIAFCVTLINEAQKLAAILEKEGLTPILACCRLGAIDYSEIRLPKKNPEKFVSICNPIAQARLFNEVKTDLNVILGLCLGHDILFTRESQAPTTTLIVKDRVYGHNPIKTLAKIIEG